Proteins encoded within one genomic window of Marasmius oreades isolate 03SP1 chromosome 6, whole genome shotgun sequence:
- the FCF1 gene encoding rRNA-processing protein fcf1 (BUSCO:EOG09264SET) codes for MGKVKKTKKFAAVKRMLNPKDIRLKENQLKQKKKEDEEKAKAVRRVAPVATSLFLAHNTALVPPYRVLIDTNFINFSLQNKLELVSRMMDCLYAKCIPCVTDCVMAELEKLGHKYRVALRVARDPRFERLTCNHQGTYADDCLVQRVTAHKCFIVATCDRELRRRVRQIPGIPLMYIVKRRYAIERLPDQGAPS; via the exons ATG GGAAAGGTCAAAAAAACGAAAAAGTTTGCTGCAGTGAAACGGATGCTCAACCCAAAAGACATCCGATT GAAAGAGAATCAGCTAAagcaaaagaagaaggaggacgaGGAGAAAGCAAAGGCCGTTCGAAGAGT AGCTCCTGTAGCCACATCACTTTTCCTGGCACATAACACAGCCCTTGTCCCGCCCTATCGCGTTCTCATCGACACCAACTTCATCAACTTCAGCTTGCAAAACAAGTTGGAGCTCGTTAGCAGAATGATGGACTGCCTCTACGCCAAAT GTATCCCGTGTGTAACAGACTGTGTAATGGCCGAACTGGAGAAGCTGGGCCACAAATATCGGGTTGCACTACG TGTGGCACGAGATCCTCGTTTTGAGCGCCTTACGTGTAATCACCAAGGAACATATGCAGATGACTGCCTCGTTCAACGAGTTACAGCCCACAAATGTTTCATCGTCGCAACCTGTGATAGGGAACTGCGACGGCGTGTACGACAAATACCAGGAATTCCACTGATGTACATCGTCAAGAGACGATATGCCATCGAACGTTTACCAGACCAAGGTGCTCCATCATGA
- the STR11_2 gene encoding Phenylalanine ammonia-lyase str11 — protein sequence MVALSSETRTTRVRRSSSSAMHTLFDNVSIVKVTATSASQASGSAAATPLSSQSTLLSKFVASFKEFEAYQAGKLVNVDGENLSIAAITAAARYQASVQLDASSAVKERMIKSRKLLTDKIDNGLSIYGVTTGFGGSADTRTDAPLVLGHALLQMQHAGVLPSSTKPLEALPLLDPVGSTVMPEAWVRAAMLIRMNSLIRGHSGVRLELVEKMNQLLTANITPVVPLRGSISASGDLSPLSYIAGTLCGNPSIRVFDGPRTFGARQIMSSRDALATHNIAPIPLASKEHLGILNGTAFSAAVASLALNDAVQLTILSQVCTAMGVEALLGNRGSFDPFIHNVARPHPGQIECAKNIWDLLEGSQFATLEEKEVTIAEDDGTLRQDRYSLRTSPQFIGPQIEDLLASLATITLECNATTDNPLVDPVNGHVHHGGNFQAMAVTNAMEKTRLSLHHLGKILFAQCAELMDPHMNRGLPPSMASTDPSLNYFAKGIDIATAAYVGELGYLAAPVSTHIQSAEMHNQAVNSLALISGRATINSLEVLSILTASYLYVLCQALDLRSLEKELKEGLTRIIREELSHTYASDVSYTELSSVTVNVQKAMFAMWEQTSTMDASARMQKIAASSSTVLLDFFTRTPYSESESIGKALAAIPKFRSTFASRATSLFGELREAYLFGKRGSAPASQYLNKTKPMYEFVRKTLGIHMHGSENYNNFANGHGFDEQTVGQDISIIHEAIRDGRMKPVLATMF from the exons ATGGTCGCACTTTCCTCCGAGACGCGTACTACCCGTGTTCGAAGAAGTTCTTCATCTGCGATGCACACTCTTTTCGACAATGTTAGTATCGTAAAAGTCACCGCGACATCAGCAAGCCAAGCATCAGGATCGGCGGCGGCAACCCCGTTATCATCCCAGTCTACGCTGTTATCCAAGTTCGTTGCCTCGTTCAAGGAGTTTGAGGCCTACCA AGCCGGCAAGTTGGTCAACGTTGACGGTGAAAACTTATCGATAGCTGCTATCACCGCTGCTGCTCGCTATCAGGCCTCGGTCCAACTCGATGCCTCTTCGGCCGTTAAAGAGCGCATGATCAAAAGTCGCAAACTGCTCACAGACAAAATCGACAACGGATTGAGTATCTACGGCGTTACTaccggttttggtggtagtGCAGACACTCGGACCGATGCGCCCCTCGTTTTGGGTCATGCTCTTCTACAGATGCAACATGCAGGCGTCCTTCCATCTTCCACCAAACCTCTCGAAGCTTTACCTCTACTCGATCCTGTCGGCTCCACCGTGATGCCAGAAGCTTGGGTTCGAGCTGCAATGCTCATCCGTATGAACTCTCTCATCAGAGGGCACTCTGGTGTGCGATTGGAACTCGTCGaaaagatgaaccaacttcTTACCGCCAACATTACACCTGTCGTTCCCTTACGCGGGAGCATATCTGCATCCGGAG ATCTTTCACCGCTTTCGTATATTGCCGGGACGCTTTGCGGTAACCCATCTATCCGTGTGTTTGACGGTCCAAGAACATTTGGCGCGCGTCAAATAATGTCTTCCCGTGATGCCCTGGCAACTCACAATATTGCTCCGATCCCTCTTGCCTCGAAGGAACACCTGGGAATCTTGAACGGGACGGCATTCTCAGCAGCGGTCGCGTCGTTGGCATTGAATGATGCAGTTCAGCTCACTATCCTTAGCCAGGTTTGTACGGCAATGGGAGTAGAGGCCCTCTTGGGGAACCGAGGGTCATTCGATCCTTTCATTCATAATGTGGCACGTCCCCATCCAGGTCAGATCGAGTGTGCCAAGAACATTTGGGACCTACTCGAAGGAAGTCAATTTGCGACCCTAGAAGAAAAGGAGGTCACGATAGCGGAAGATGACGGTACCCTTCGGCAGGACAGGTACTCGTTGCGAACCTCTCCACAGTTTATCGgcccacaaattgaagatcTGCTCGCATCACTTGCGACCATTACTTTGGAGTGCAATGCCA CCACTGATAACCCCTTAGTTGACCCTGTGAACGGGCACGTTCACCATGGTGGCAATTTCCAGGCCATGGCTGTCACTAATGCGATGGAGAAGACGCGTTTGTCTCTCCACCACCTTGGAAAGATCCTCTTTGCCCAATGCGCGGAGCTCATGGATCCTCACATGAATCGAGGCCTCCCTCCCTCCATGGCCTCCACCGACCCGTCGTTGAATTACTTCGCCAAAGGCATTGATATCGCGACTGCAGCATACGTCGGGGAGCTGGGCTACCTCGCCGCGCCTGTCTCGACGCACATTCAATCGGCCGAGATGCATAACCAAGCAGTCAA CTCACTCGCTTTGATTTCTGGTCGTGCCACAATCAATTCCTTGGAAGTTCTCTCCATCCTGACTGCTTCCTACCTCTACGTCTTGTGCCAAG CCCTCGATCTTAGATCTTTAGAAAAGGAACTCAAGGAAGGCTTGACTCGCATTATCCGGGAGGAACTTTCCCATACCTACGCCAGCGATGTCTCCTATACGGAACTTAGTTCTGTCACCGTGAACGTTCAGAAAGCCATGTTTGCCATGTGGGAACAGACCAGTACCATGGATGCTAGTGCCCGGATGCAGAAAATTGCGGCTTCTAGCTCGACAGTTTTATTAGATTTCTTCACCCGGACACCGTATTCGGAAAGCGAATCGATAGGGAAGGCTCTTGCTGCCATTCCCAAGTTCCGGTCAACCTTTGCTTCAAGGGCTACGTCACTCTTTGGTGAGCTCAGGGAAGCTTATCTCTTTGGGAAGCGTGGTTCTGCACCTGCGAGCCAGTACCTCAACAAGACCAAGCCGATGTACGAGTTTGTAAGGAAGACTCTCGGGATCCACATGCATGGCTCGGAAAACTACAATAACTTTGCCAATGGCCATGGCTTTGACGAACAGACTGTTGGGCAAGATATTTCTATTATTCATGAA GCCATTCGAGATGGTCGAATGAAACCCGTCCTCGCGACTATGTTCTGA